The window gtcatcaactaccaaaaaaggggatattgaaagtgcaatcatgccctaaatattattttgatgttgatgacaatatactcatAGGGGACTAACAAAGTTTGTCAAGTATATCTTAGGTTTTTGTCCCCTCGGAATCAATTATGTGTGTGGATTATGACTTCGGAAATGTTTAACCTCATCAAGAACGAAGAAATAAGACAATCTTATGTTTATTCTTGACTATaggatcccacactattaagagggggacATCAGTTATTGCTAAAGTCTTGCTCAAACAACTTCTTGAAAGTCAGTATGTGATCTTCATCTTTGTCGGACGACCGGTACTCACCGAACATCCGACCATTTCCATACAGAGCCAAAACATCGGTCGTCCGGCAAATCCGATCCAGAACCAAAACATCGGCCATCCGGTCCTTGTTGGACGTCCATTGTACGCTGAGCCCTCGGTCGTCCGATATTCCTCGGATGTCCGGTACCTTCTCCACAGAACCGAAACATCGATCGTCCAGATCCTCCGATCGTCCGATAACCACTAGACCATGGCAAAAcatcggacgtccggtgtctgTCATACTCTCGGTCGTCCGTTGTGCATTGGTCGTCCGACGTTTCTGTGCTGTTATGGGCTCCAACGGCCACTTATTGAAGCATACTATAAATATACCTCTCCTATCCCAtgagagggttgaccattcacttcaaGCATCCTCAAGAACatactttctctctctctctctctcactccaaCACCAAAACTTAGACccctaagggatttgagagcatttgagagaagttccccaccccaagtgatagatccactccttccccttctttgcaccaaaggaatttgtgatttgagcaagtcttgagcttttccccattgttcttgttactctggaggttggagactcctaggcggtaggagtcattcggagaggaatcgttctttgtgattaccccccgaaaagtttgtgagggtttggagaccacctcaaggtctaccactagtggttgagaaacgccttcgtggtgttgtctcaatgggagaatagggtgagccttcatggcgttggtgtgcctttgtggtagcacccacctctctaacggtgatgtAGCTTCCTTCCGAGGAAGTGAACATcgacatacatcctcgtctcccggagttgtggttatccctaaccctaactccctacttgtggttacttgtctcttagtctttacttatatcatattttGTTTACATACTCTCctacttgtgttacttgtttaccTTCCTTAGCTCATAGCttcacacttgcaattgttaggctcaactTCATATTCCACATTAGTGCCTAAAATTGCTAattaacaattaaaatttgtaattgtacctattcacccccctctaggtgcatctcgatcctttcagtggtaacataatatgttaccataaggctagtcatagtgaaaataaataaggctagtcatagtgggagtaagttAGCCAGTAACATAGCGCACTACAAGAAAATTTTGCCTATGTGGCatgtatttaatgaggagagatgtgtttagagtaacataatatgtggaAGAGAATGGTTCCCTCATGTGTGGTTTTTGTAATTGATGAgactctctatggactaatggttgccttgagttatattcataggatttgtccataggaatttcttgaagtccatttgttggtttcaaggagttaatttatgtgatgaccaaggtgctattcaaggaattattcaAAGATTAGTCATAGAGAAGATACGGTACAAGGTTGACCAAGACTAAATCAAAGAgtaaatcaagttgatcaacacacaaagcatacaagatgtaccgagagggatcaagcgatcccatggtatggtaagcattctcCATTAtgctttatgtactaacccatggtctacgtgagagttataTGTGTGGTTAGGTATGgttccatgggcttgcatcaagaggaagatctcatacaacccatggaggatgacatcaagtggtgctcGTCAtcaaggttgcggtgtgcaagttcaagtggagcatcacgaagagatcacgtgcttgaagcttgtcgtccattatggtggcaatggacttgtgaagatgtgccgaagagtggctcacccatagtggagtatggggagcaatctactagtcttcatcaagctaacagaatcaagaaagatggtccaacttgaggaagtcaagattgtcatcatctagctcaagtggactatgtgcaaagcaaaactttgcccttgataggttttctattttaccggtctcatggtgatagttcggacaccgggttataggatcggttgccgtactatcaagggaggctctcaagtgagtagcttgatcgtatcgtttgaagagagctcaaaccattgcatccttgcatcatccttcttggttcttgtttggtgtttctctttgagagtcttagagcttttggtcatcttcttgacaagctcgagttcatcaaaaacaaaGTTCGCACGcagcttctatgatgttttcgatgttggagttttTGTCGGATCATATTAGGGAAGGTTTTCTTTCTTATCCTATTGACATTTATTCTCCATTGCTAGTTGTTTATATCCAATCAGTGTTGGATAGTACTTGTCttcatctatccaacaagcttgagtttgctgttTTCGGAgcccgtatgcaaaagttatgacaattTCGATCCTACTTGTTTCTCTTGTCTTGTACTATTTTGCAGCACCCAAGCGATAGTACCGCTTGCGATACTTCCACTGTGGACTACCGCATCCACTACCACTTGGGAAAAGTCCTTTGTGCATGTTTTCTCTAAGCGGTAGTATTGctcccttgagcggtagtaccactcaagcggtagtactgctcccccgagcggtagtaccgctttactGCGGGATgagacataacggttggatttttcccacctatggaaggggtcttcttccccaatggaccttatcttttgagctcgtgttcttcccccattgttgactttCCTAGAGCTTGATATCTCTcagtccctccaatgattcttgctagttcctgagggaaaagagagaggagatctagatctacattTTCACCAATCACTTTCTTCTCTATGTGAAGGGGACCTCttcgatctagatcttggagttctttgtgttctctttcttgttcttcctctcatattcctccatagcttccgttgctttggtgggatttgagagtgagggactggcactccatgtgcccttgccattgcatttggtgcatacgTTTGAGTTTTCCACGGTGATATATGGAAgtgaagttgagaagcttattactcttgggtgtttgggcaccctagagtttgttcctcttgggtgctttggtGCCCTAGACGGCTGGTGTCGCGGAGCTCGATCATTGTGGTGGAAAGCTTCGGGAcaggcgtcggggtctccaattaagttgtggagattgccccaagcaatttgtacgggttcccgtgaccgccccaagggttgccaaagtgtacgggttcggtgaccgcccccaagggccccttagtggaatcacaacatcttgCATTGCACGAGGGCGTGCGGagattacgatggccctagtggtattttggggagcattgtgcctccacattgctccaaacggagattagcatccgcatgggtgtgaacttcgggatacatcaccgTCTCCGCGtgactcggttatctcttacccgaaccctttacttatgcactttattttatgatagccatagtgtttcaggttatatatcttgctatcacttagttgtttatcttgtgtagcataagttgttggtgcacatatgtgagcctagttgttttaggttttgtgcttgataaATTAAATGCTGGTTTTATTTCGCATTTATTCAAGTCTAAACCATAACTATtttaaaagcgcctattcaccccctctaggcgacatccacaatcTTTCAATATGTTATCGTAGCATAGTGTTTCCCAATAGAAGATGAGTCTACACGCTAATAAATAAAGAAATCTATGATGATAACTTAGACTAGGGTtatatgcatgaaactagtataagCATGCCATATAGACGAAAAAGATGATGTGTCAAGTAATTAAAGAAGGTAGAGACAAATAGAATACTTATGACGACGAGATAAAGAGGCGAGAGCCACATAATTTACCATCGCATAACGCTTCCCAATAAAAAATGAGTCTATGGAGTAATAAATGAAAGTCCATATGTTATTACACCTACGATACTACCTGCTATAGAGGtaataacatagactagtaacttaTAAAAATACACAGGAGCACCTGGGTGCTACCCCTCTACGAATATTAAatgtaaaaaaatataaaaaatataaaaaatctgAAATTTGGGGATATCAAACCTAGGTTCTCAATGTACTCCCGTGTGAAGTTTCGTAAAAAATACCAGGAAAAGTATTTGTGGCGAAGGAAATATTGTTTGAAGAAAAATCCATCTAAACAATTTTTTCTATACATAGAaatattttgtcttttttgccacgaaTATGTTTCCTAGTATTTTTTTCACGAAATTTCACACAAGAGTAGATCGGGAACCCAGGTTTGATATCACATACTCTtagcatttttttttcaaatttctcagTAATTTTTGAATTTAATGTTAGTATAGGGATGTGAAGCACCCAGGTGTGCTACAAATCTGCTTCCAGTAAGCATCCGAGACAAAATGAGTCTATATCTAAATAAATAATGGTTTGCATGATGCTACACATATGTTACCGCCCACCATGAAGATAGATAGTAACATGCATAACAATCTTCCCACTATGATcatagtaacataaactagtaaacACGTGGAAAAACCAAATGCTGATTTAATTAGGGGCAAAGATATATGATCCAAAGAAGAGGGGAAAAAGTGAATACAAATAACACATCAATGTCGAATACTTTTTTACCGCACATAAACTAAAGAGATTACTCAATCGAACAAGAATTAATTAAACTTGCTTCACCCGGCCGGCCCCGATCGATAACCTTGTGCGCACCCGAAGATATCCCAAGGCCACCATGTGGAAACTCAACGCGCATGCATGCATGAAATGGTCGATGCAGCACGTTTCGTGGTAGGCAGAGACGTCGACGCCGGCGGAACGGATGCGCGCATCGATCACACGGTGGTAGGCCCGTCGTTGTAGGCGTCGCAGCGCCGCCTGATCTCGCCATCGGCGCCGGTCTTGACGCCGTACATGCTGAGCTTCTCCATGGCGCGGGCGAAGTCGTCGAAGAAGGCGGTGTTGTTGGCGGCGTAGCGCTCCACGAGGGGCCTGGTGCGCAGGTCCGACCACATGTCCTCGTCGGTGCTCAGCAGGCCCAGGCCGCGCTCAATGTTCACGTAGTACATGTTGTCGAACTTGCCGGGGGTCATGACGTCGTTGAAGGCGGCGATGGTGGGGTCCTTGAGGTACTCCTTGCAGGCGGCCTGGAGCCCCTTGGCGTAGCCCGGGTTCATGGTCGGGTCGAACGGCGCCGGCTTGCCGGTCTTGTCGCGGTAGTTGTAGATCCTGGACGCGAACTCCTGGCAGTGGGAGAAGCCGAGCGTGTGCGCGCCGGAGAGCGCCACCATCTCCTGCACCGTGAACCCCTTGGccaggaagagctcgaggatgcgcccAACGGTGAAGTTGGAGTGCGGGAGCTCCACGTCGGGGGCGGTGGGGCTGGAGGAGAGCGAGTCCTTGCGGCCCAGCGGGACCGGGTACCTGGGGCCTCCGGTCATGGTGACCAGCACCCTGGACGCCAGGGCCAGGACGTCGGCGCAGGAAACCACGCCGGGGCACTCCAGCTCCAGGGCCAACTTGGAGCGCACCACGGCGTCGAAGGCGTCGCCGGGGAGGGAGTGGTTGATCTCGGCGTCCTTCTCGGATTTGGCGAAGCGGGTGGGCGCGATCAGCACGGAGGCGTCGCAGCCGGTCacgaagcagtcgtggaagaaGACGCGAAGCATGCCTGCGGCGGTGGTCGGGTTCGCCATCTGCTTCGACTGGACCACCTCCGCGATGATCCGCTCCGCCCGTGGGCACGTCTGGCTGTAGAAATCGGGCGACAGCTTGGCCGCCgggccccccgccgccgccgccgccgccttgggcACTCCCGGCCCGGCGAGCactcctgccgccgccgcttgggGCACTTGCGTCCCGGCGCCCATTCCtgcggccgccgccgcttggggcaCTCCCGACCCGGCGAgtcctcctgccgccgccgccgctttggGCACTTGCGTCCCGGCGCCcattcctgccgccgccgccgcttggggcACTCCCGGCCCGGCGCCCATTCCTGCCACCGACGCCGCTTGGGGCA is drawn from Triticum dicoccoides isolate Atlit2015 ecotype Zavitan chromosome 6B, WEW_v2.0, whole genome shotgun sequence and contains these coding sequences:
- the LOC119324425 gene encoding peroxidase 31-like; amino-acid sequence: MRLLSLLLLAAATLLAAAVAGVRAGPEMPQAASVAGMGAGPGVPQAAAAAAGGPAAKLSPDFYSQTCPRAERIIAEVVQSKQMANPTTAAGMLRVFFHDCFVTGCDASVLIAPTRFAKSEKDAEINHSLPGDAFDAVVRSKLALELECPGVVSCADVLALASRVLVTMTGGPRYPVPLGRKDSLSSSPTAPDVELPHSNFTVGRILELFLAKGFTVQEMVALSGAHTLGFSHCQEFASRIYNYRDKTGKPAPFDPTMNPGYAKGLQAACKEYLKDPTIAAFNDVMTPGKFDNMYYVNIERGLGLLSTDEDMWSDLRTRPLVERYAANNTAFFDDFARAMEKLSMYGVKTGADGEIRRRCDAYNDGPTTV